The following are from one region of the Streptomyces changanensis genome:
- a CDS encoding GNAT family N-acetyltransferase codes for MTTTRTDRGVDRGAGWEIRPEHHATPDAEALRRDYYDEVASRYWRRPATAAEVDEGLAGDGVEALAAPTGAFLVGRYGGKPAACGGVLMLDAERAELTRVFVRPAFRGTGGAGLLLAALEAAALDLGARRMVLNTRLDLVEARALYARHGYAEIPAYCEGPYMDVWYGKELERP; via the coding sequence GTGACGACGACCCGCACCGACCGCGGCGTCGACCGCGGCGCCGGCTGGGAGATACGCCCCGAGCACCACGCCACGCCCGACGCCGAGGCGCTGCGCCGCGACTACTACGACGAGGTCGCCAGCCGGTACTGGCGGCGCCCCGCCACCGCCGCGGAGGTGGACGAGGGACTGGCCGGCGACGGCGTGGAGGCCCTGGCAGCACCGACCGGAGCGTTCCTGGTGGGCCGGTACGGGGGGAAGCCGGCGGCCTGCGGCGGCGTGCTGATGCTGGACGCCGAGCGGGCGGAGCTGACCCGCGTCTTCGTGCGCCCCGCCTTCCGCGGCACCGGCGGCGCCGGACTGCTGCTGGCGGCGCTGGAGGCGGCGGCCCTGGACCTCGGCGCCCGGCGCATGGTCCTGAACACCCGCCTGGACCTGGTGGAGGCCCGCGCCCTGTACGCCCGGCACGGCTACGCGGAGATACCCGCCTACTGCGAGGGCCCGTACATGGACGTCTGGTACGGCAAGGAGCTGGAGCGGCCCTGA